A single genomic interval of Tsukamurella paurometabola harbors:
- the rpmE gene encoding 50S ribosomal protein L31, with product MKQGIHPDYVATTVVCGCGNTFETHSTKADGRINVEVCSQCHPFYTGKQKILDTGGRVARFEKRYGKRPSKASASE from the coding sequence ATGAAGCAGGGGATCCACCCCGATTACGTGGCCACCACCGTTGTCTGCGGTTGCGGTAACACGTTCGAGACGCACAGCACCAAGGCCGACGGCCGGATCAACGTCGAGGTCTGCTCGCAGTGCCACCCGTTCTACACGGGCAAGCAGAAGATCCTCGACACCGGCGGCCGCGTCGCCCGCTTCGAGAAGCGCTACGGCAAGCGCCCGAGCAAGGCCTCGGCCTCCGAGTAG
- a CDS encoding serine/threonine-protein kinase has translation MNESGSGPAIEPAGTVIGGYVVERLLGAGGMGAVYAARHPRLPRVDALKVLPTAFSHDPTYRARFEREADMAARLDHPNIVPVYDRGNDDGRLWMSMKLVPGQDASALLASNPGGLPIPQVLTIVDAVAAALDYAHSQGLLHRDVKPGNIMIDTTGASPRVMLGDFGIARQQQESSDLTSVGMVVGTLDYASPEQLSGDPVDGRSDQYSLAGTTVQLLTGAKPYGASSGTAVIRDHLMAPPPAPSRQRPGVPPAIDAVIARAMAKSPQQRFATCHDFAQALRAAAAGGVQAQAPSTPTARVATPPPGPAYRPATPPPFQGAPSQPFARPSGPVSNPQVAGPQGTWQGGPVGLAGPVPQGQQGGTRKGVVIGAIAAVAVVAVAAVSILVFSTSSDEAVASPTSSARPSATTTTTTATPVNNTSTLREGFIDPCLLPVSVISSLGISPLADDPGQRSGDAGAKYACKGSDSKASNADVKFATFVTSNSWETGAPVTVPGSTKWRSFTVPSTNTATPDYCVTAYKSLSNGVLYIGLQKVGNRDCNRGTEIAAAITQYLPQ, from the coding sequence GTGAACGAGTCAGGCAGTGGACCGGCGATCGAGCCCGCCGGGACCGTGATCGGCGGATACGTCGTGGAGCGCCTGCTGGGCGCGGGCGGCATGGGCGCCGTGTACGCGGCCCGGCACCCCCGGCTGCCGCGTGTGGACGCCCTCAAGGTGCTCCCCACGGCCTTCTCCCACGACCCGACCTACCGGGCCCGGTTCGAGCGGGAGGCGGACATGGCCGCCCGGCTCGATCACCCGAACATCGTGCCGGTCTACGACCGCGGCAACGACGACGGCCGGCTCTGGATGTCGATGAAGCTGGTCCCCGGCCAGGACGCCTCGGCGCTCCTCGCGAGCAACCCCGGCGGACTGCCGATCCCCCAGGTGCTGACCATCGTCGACGCGGTGGCAGCGGCCCTGGACTACGCGCACTCCCAGGGCCTGCTGCACCGCGACGTCAAGCCCGGCAACATCATGATCGACACGACCGGCGCGTCGCCGCGCGTCATGCTCGGCGATTTCGGTATCGCCCGGCAGCAGCAGGAGAGCAGCGACCTGACCTCGGTCGGCATGGTGGTCGGCACCCTGGACTACGCGTCGCCGGAGCAGCTCAGCGGCGATCCCGTCGACGGCCGCAGCGACCAGTACAGTCTCGCCGGCACGACGGTGCAGCTGCTCACGGGCGCGAAGCCCTACGGGGCCAGCAGCGGCACCGCCGTGATCCGCGACCATCTGATGGCGCCGCCGCCGGCGCCCTCGCGCCAGCGTCCCGGGGTGCCGCCGGCGATCGACGCGGTGATCGCCCGCGCGATGGCGAAGTCGCCGCAGCAGCGGTTCGCGACGTGTCACGATTTCGCCCAGGCGCTGCGGGCCGCGGCGGCGGGCGGCGTGCAGGCACAGGCACCGTCGACCCCGACGGCGCGGGTGGCGACCCCGCCGCCGGGTCCGGCGTACCGCCCGGCGACTCCCCCACCCTTTCAGGGCGCGCCGTCGCAGCCCTTCGCCCGGCCGTCGGGGCCGGTGTCGAACCCGCAGGTCGCGGGGCCGCAGGGCACCTGGCAGGGCGGGCCCGTGGGTCTCGCGGGCCCGGTGCCGCAGGGACAGCAGGGCGGTACGCGCAAGGGCGTGGTCATCGGCGCGATCGCCGCGGTCGCGGTGGTGGCCGTGGCCGCGGTGTCGATCCTGGTGTTCAGCACGAGCTCCGACGAGGCCGTCGCATCGCCCACCTCGTCGGCCCGGCCCTCGGCGACGACCACGACGACCACCGCGACGCCGGTGAACAACACGTCCACGCTGCGGGAGGGCTTCATCGACCCGTGCCTGCTGCCGGTGTCCGTGATCTCGTCGCTGGGGATCAGCCCGCTCGCGGACGACCCCGGCCAGCGCTCCGGCGACGCCGGCGCCAAGTACGCCTGCAAGGGATCCGATTCCAAGGCGAGCAACGCGGACGTGAAGTTCGCGACCTTCGTCACCTCCAACTCGTGGGAGACGGGCGCCCCGGTGACGGTGCCGGGCTCGACGAAGTGGCGGTCCTTCACCGTGCCGAGCACGAACACCGCGACGCCGGACTACTGCGTCACGGCGTACAAGTCGTTGTCGAACGGGGTGCTCTACATCGGGCTGCAGAAGGTGGGTAACCGCGACTGCAATCGCGGCACGGAGATCGCCGCGGCGATCACGCAGTACCTGCCGCAGTAG